A single window of Streptomyces aquilus DNA harbors:
- a CDS encoding glycoside hydrolase domain-containing protein, with product MADEMVERAQQFINSYNVPGIPKVEVNGRTSWTVMYGLTRALQYELGITTLSDSFGPTTLSQLQSRYGAQIDDRTRHENIYRIIQAGLYCKGYDGGGIDGTYNGRTADSVARLKADMGVGGTYPGSGLQPKVFKALLTMDPYVRVGNGTEQVRQIQQWLNGRYVQRREFFICPADGNFSRDVQKALVFALQYEIGMSDDVANGRFGPGTQDGIRAQAMLGLGSADSAKQFVHLFQAAMRFNGWDVAFDGFYSGSLLSTVVDFQRFAQLLPTTGTADFRTWASLLVSTGDPSRPGTAADCITEITPARAQSLRAAGYTTVGRYLTNANVTNPKNKKIQPGELAAIVAGGLSVFPIYQTNGGDPEYFNARQGATDALAALEAARGHGFRAGTTIYFSVDYDAVDEEITSRVIPHFRGLVGRMAAYGSEYRVGVYAPRNICSRLAKAGLTVSSFVSDMSTGYSGNLGFPLPKDWAFDQIATITVGSGTGFIEIDKDVASGRDTGQTQFTPRGPDTALDVPFDMSRRGALTTDLVRYIVDNGYDDLHRLRSAEECATKVLDMDALITGLARSFRMRKSLMQAVIFWEYQADYSDELADGLVDNYYSWKEAMAAWEENPIGPPPPQPPTFRDDSSTGVAQIFGRTGIRARNHCIRADVISGPIQDTEDWRARRAVWDQLRNDDDYNVSTVPLIHIWSAAINGITADRLSYTDADIVTVLAQYNGADEYGRRARDLYRIFETYNAALRG from the coding sequence GTGGAACGCGCGCAGCAGTTCATCAACTCCTACAACGTGCCGGGCATCCCGAAGGTGGAGGTGAACGGGCGCACCAGCTGGACGGTGATGTACGGCCTGACCCGGGCGCTCCAGTACGAGCTGGGCATCACCACGCTGTCGGACTCCTTCGGCCCGACGACCCTGAGCCAGCTCCAGTCCCGGTACGGGGCGCAGATCGACGACCGGACCCGGCACGAGAACATCTACCGGATCATCCAGGCGGGCCTGTACTGCAAGGGCTACGACGGCGGCGGCATCGACGGCACCTACAACGGCAGGACCGCGGACTCGGTCGCCCGGCTCAAGGCCGACATGGGCGTGGGCGGGACCTATCCGGGCAGCGGACTGCAACCGAAGGTCTTCAAGGCGCTCCTCACGATGGACCCGTACGTGCGGGTCGGCAACGGCACCGAGCAGGTGCGCCAGATCCAGCAGTGGCTCAACGGCCGGTACGTCCAGCGGCGGGAGTTCTTCATCTGCCCCGCCGACGGGAACTTCTCCCGGGACGTGCAGAAGGCGCTGGTCTTCGCCCTCCAGTACGAGATCGGCATGAGTGACGACGTCGCCAACGGGCGTTTCGGTCCCGGCACTCAGGACGGCATCAGAGCGCAGGCGATGCTCGGCCTCGGTTCGGCCGACAGCGCCAAGCAGTTCGTGCACCTGTTCCAGGCGGCGATGCGGTTCAACGGCTGGGACGTCGCGTTCGACGGCTTCTACTCGGGGTCGCTGCTCAGTACCGTCGTGGACTTCCAGCGCTTCGCCCAACTGCTGCCCACCACCGGCACCGCGGACTTCCGCACCTGGGCCTCGCTGCTGGTCAGCACCGGCGACCCGAGCCGGCCCGGCACCGCGGCCGACTGCATCACCGAGATCACCCCGGCTCGCGCCCAGTCGCTGCGCGCCGCCGGATACACCACGGTCGGGCGGTACCTGACCAACGCGAACGTCACGAACCCGAAGAACAAGAAGATCCAGCCCGGCGAACTCGCCGCCATCGTCGCGGGCGGCCTCTCGGTCTTCCCGATCTACCAGACCAACGGCGGCGACCCGGAGTACTTCAACGCGCGCCAGGGCGCCACGGACGCCCTGGCGGCCCTGGAGGCGGCGCGCGGGCACGGCTTCCGTGCCGGGACCACCATCTACTTCTCCGTCGACTACGACGCCGTCGACGAGGAGATCACCAGCCGGGTCATCCCGCACTTCCGCGGGCTGGTGGGCCGTATGGCCGCCTACGGCAGCGAGTACCGCGTCGGCGTCTACGCGCCCCGCAACATCTGCAGCCGGCTCGCCAAGGCCGGTCTGACGGTGTCCAGTTTCGTGTCGGACATGTCGACCGGCTACAGCGGCAACCTGGGTTTCCCGCTGCCGAAGGACTGGGCCTTCGACCAGATCGCGACGATCACCGTGGGCTCGGGTACCGGCTTCATCGAGATCGACAAGGATGTCGCCTCCGGACGCGACACCGGGCAGACCCAGTTCACGCCCCGGGGGCCGGACACCGCGCTGGACGTGCCCTTCGACATGAGCCGCCGGGGTGCCCTGACCACGGATCTCGTCCGCTACATCGTGGACAACGGCTACGACGACCTGCACCGGCTCCGCAGCGCCGAGGAGTGCGCCACCAAGGTCCTCGACATGGATGCACTGATCACGGGTCTCGCCCGGTCCTTCCGGATGCGCAAGTCGCTCATGCAGGCCGTGATCTTCTGGGAGTACCAGGCCGACTACTCGGACGAGCTCGCGGACGGCCTGGTCGACAACTACTACAGCTGGAAGGAGGCGATGGCCGCCTGGGAGGAGAACCCCATCGGGCCACCGCCCCCGCAGCCGCCCACGTTCAGGGACGACTCCAGCACGGGCGTCGCCCAGATCTTCGGCAGGACCGGGATCAGGGCCCGTAACCACTGCATCCGCGCGGACGTGATCTCGGGCCCGATCCAGGACACGGAGGACTGGCGGGCGCGCCGGGCGGTCTGGGACCAGCTGCGCAACGACGACGACTACAACGTGAGCACCGTCCCGCTGATCCACATCTGGTCCGCTGCCATCAACGGCATCACCGCCGACCGGCTGAGCTACACCGACGCCGACATCGTCACGGTGCTGGCCCAGTACAACGGCGCTGACGAGTACGGGCGTCGAGCTCGCGACCTCTACCGCATCTTCGAGACCTACAACGCGGCCCTGCGCGGCTGA
- a CDS encoding winged helix-turn-helix domain-containing protein has protein sequence MLTFHFTSADIARVRVASRPDPMWELLLSLHLVRGDDGAVVFGPWKRQVRSRLSAAVHMLFDLAPPRGYSADFLTPAPGGDGLEAGLDAVLSTPRRVLRRDVGWLAAAQRPGTWTRSLAEGDLATLRRLDRTLRDYFAVALRPHWTRVRTAFDRDRALRMRAMTDGGVEGMLATLHPDLRWLPGRLTMTSACDRDIHLDGRGLLLLPSFFCWRAPITLRDPGLPPVIVHPIAHDLGWAQPDAELLRDPREALRTLLGRTRADLLAALTTDGGSTGELAQRLVVSPASVSHHTAALRDSGLIVTRRRGPAVHHSATPLGEALVDGRRGVPPVPSG, from the coding sequence ATGCTGACGTTCCATTTCACGAGCGCGGACATCGCACGCGTACGGGTGGCGAGCAGACCGGATCCGATGTGGGAGCTGCTGCTCAGCCTGCATCTGGTCAGGGGCGACGACGGCGCGGTCGTCTTCGGCCCGTGGAAGAGACAGGTGCGGTCGCGGCTCTCCGCCGCCGTCCACATGCTCTTCGACCTCGCCCCGCCCCGGGGCTACTCGGCCGACTTCCTCACCCCGGCCCCCGGCGGGGACGGGCTGGAGGCGGGACTCGACGCCGTTCTGTCCACCCCGAGACGGGTGCTGCGCCGGGACGTCGGGTGGCTGGCCGCCGCTCAGCGTCCCGGCACCTGGACCCGTTCCCTGGCCGAGGGGGACCTGGCCACCCTGCGCCGCCTCGACCGGACCCTGCGCGACTACTTCGCCGTCGCGCTGCGGCCGCACTGGACCCGGGTGCGCACGGCCTTCGACCGAGACCGTGCGCTGCGGATGCGGGCCATGACGGACGGGGGCGTCGAGGGCATGCTGGCCACCCTGCACCCGGACCTGCGCTGGCTGCCCGGCCGGCTCACCATGACCAGCGCCTGCGACCGCGACATCCACCTCGACGGGCGGGGTCTGCTCCTGCTGCCGTCGTTCTTCTGCTGGCGCGCTCCGATCACCCTGCGCGATCCCGGTCTGCCCCCGGTCATAGTCCACCCGATAGCCCACGACCTGGGCTGGGCACAGCCGGACGCCGAACTGCTCCGCGACCCCCGGGAGGCCCTGCGCACCCTCCTGGGCCGGACCCGCGCCGATCTGCTCGCCGCCCTCACCACGGACGGTGGGTCGACGGGGGAGCTGGCCCAGCGGCTCGTCGTCTCCCCTGCCTCGGTGTCGCACCACACCGCCGCTCTGCGGGACTCCGGGCTGATCGTCACCCGGCGCCGCGGACCGGCCGTCCACCACAGCGCGACCCCGCTGGGGGAGGCGCTGGTGGACGGCCGCCGCGGCGTTCCACCGGTCCCGTCCGGATGA
- a CDS encoding lipoate--protein ligase family protein has translation MHGEYKVPGGKLVVVDVDVEDGVLRHPQVAGDFFLEPDEALGAVNRALDGAPADTDAAGLAARIDDALPDGTVMYGLTSEGVAIAVRRALAHASDWTDYDWQLIHDGPQSPALHMALDEVITSEVAAGRRPPTLRVWEWASPAVIIGSFQSLRNEVDLQAAEEHGMQVVRRISGGGAMFVEPGNTITYSLSVPEALVQGLSFQDSYAYLDDWVLDALGTLGIKAWYQPLNDIATDQGKIAGAAQKRLVGPDGGPGAVLHHVTMAYDIDADKMVRVLRTGREKLSDKGTKSANKRVDPLRRQTGLARAAVIDGLVDSFRARYGLGDGRVTDAEMAKARELMRTKFTSPAWTARIP, from the coding sequence ATGCACGGTGAGTACAAGGTTCCCGGCGGCAAGCTCGTCGTCGTGGACGTCGACGTCGAGGACGGCGTGCTGCGGCATCCCCAGGTCGCCGGCGACTTCTTCCTCGAACCCGACGAAGCCCTCGGCGCCGTGAACCGCGCCCTGGACGGCGCTCCGGCGGACACCGACGCCGCCGGGCTGGCGGCCCGCATCGACGACGCGCTCCCCGACGGGACGGTCATGTACGGGCTGACCTCGGAGGGTGTCGCCATCGCCGTACGACGAGCCCTCGCCCACGCCAGTGACTGGACCGACTACGACTGGCAACTCATCCACGACGGTCCTCAGAGCCCGGCGCTGCACATGGCGCTGGACGAGGTGATCACCTCCGAAGTCGCGGCCGGACGCCGCCCGCCGACGCTCAGGGTGTGGGAATGGGCAAGCCCCGCGGTGATCATCGGGAGCTTCCAGTCCCTGCGCAACGAGGTCGACCTGCAAGCCGCCGAGGAGCACGGCATGCAGGTGGTGCGCCGTATCTCCGGTGGCGGAGCGATGTTCGTCGAGCCGGGCAACACGATCACTTACTCGCTGTCGGTGCCCGAGGCACTGGTCCAAGGGCTGTCCTTCCAGGACAGCTACGCCTACCTCGACGACTGGGTCCTCGACGCCCTCGGCACCTTGGGCATCAAGGCGTGGTACCAGCCGCTCAACGACATCGCCACCGACCAGGGCAAGATCGCCGGCGCGGCGCAGAAGCGTCTCGTGGGGCCGGACGGCGGTCCGGGCGCCGTGCTGCACCACGTGACCATGGCCTACGACATCGACGCCGACAAGATGGTTCGCGTGCTGCGTACGGGGCGGGAGAAGCTGTCGGACAAGGGCACGAAGAGCGCGAACAAGCGGGTGGATCCGCTGCGACGACAGACTGGTCTGGCCCGGGCCGCCGTCATCGACGGGCTGGTCGACTCCTTCCGGGCACGGTACGGGCTCGGCGACGGCCGGGTGACGGACGCGGAGATGGCCAAGGCGCGCGAACTCATGCGTACCAAGTTCACCTCACCGGCTTGGACGGCACGCATCCCCTGA
- a CDS encoding PQQ-binding-like beta-propeller repeat protein, whose product MAGRREVPVDPAAGPVQRFAFELRRLRAEAGGVTYRALASRAGYSVTTLSQAAAGEQLPTLPVVLAYVRGCGGDAVQWEARWQQAVRECADGAPGKEHGALAPYRGLARFEPHDSHLFYGRERLTADLVDLMRRRRVAALFGPSGSGKSSLLRAGLIPALRRPGPPDPPAAAIRILTPGERPARTHAPLLTPADSPDADADTFVIVDQFEEVFTLCHDPAERARFIDLLLSARQPEHRMRVLLAVRGDFYGRCAEHRDLADALRDANLLVGAMTPAELRHAVVKPATHAGLKVERALTARLVEDVADAPGGLPLLSHALLETWRRRRGKTLTLAGYEAAGCLDGAIAQSAEQLYDRFTADQAAACRRILLRLIAPGDGTPDTRRPVERAELRGTEAGDSAEVLEALAATRLLTLDGERVELAHEALITAWPRLRGWIEEGRERLRVHRGLTEAAHAWLELDRDPGALYRGSRLALARETLGTAPHGELTDLERAFLDASRAHAHKGRRRHRLLLGAVTTALCLALIAAGLAVRQWHSAVSAQQLAQSRQLAAQSRALLDTEPDLAALLAVHAYRTSPSREASAALYAAAALPLPQRLTAGTAPVQSLALSPDGDTLATQSADGTVRIWNLPEGRLLRTLTDHRITSVAAFSPDGHTLATTAEGRTGQVMLWDAEAGRKLATFAVPDNPVRAVAFSPDGHNIAAASHTGVRIWDVVTGHTRHHFTGLPDPEAVAFGPGGHTLATVALDGRTRVWDTATGRTRTTGGHRMPPYTYTAVFSPDSRTYAYAGTDGTLQLRDVATDEVRHTIDAGPGTSSRVAFSPDGRTLAVPGIGDTVGLWDTATGTLRSTVTAGRHGRGLMTVALGPDNRTLITSGNLDPTVRVHRLPADRPRTTLTGPTGTGTSLSDLAFSRDGRTLATVRPGPPGRGVIQLWNARTGHPRSVLRLDTDPAPHGWPEPFVMPRPAAVTLGPTGQGLAARTLRTSVRDQRIEVRDVATGRLRHSRVQGALDGAVFDPDGTRLALVGRDGSVRIWSLATGALRVARTGHDEPVRAVAFTSDGRTLAVVRITADGDQITLHDAATGHPRRTIDPGTTAGLTLTFSPDGHTLATASTGNGTVRTWDTRTGRLQDTFRVSAEVSSLAFSPDGHTLATGSPRGIQLWDLATLQPRTTLPARKPTTLEFSPDGRTLAVADGGTAELWNIDLPDPDQAIRTICQADTDPLTPRERSAYLHDRSTDTGCPSTAQ is encoded by the coding sequence GTGGCGGGGCGTCGTGAGGTGCCGGTGGACCCGGCGGCGGGTCCGGTGCAGCGGTTCGCGTTCGAGTTACGTCGGCTGCGGGCGGAGGCGGGTGGGGTGACCTACCGGGCGCTGGCCTCGCGCGCGGGCTATTCCGTGACGACGCTGTCGCAGGCGGCAGCGGGTGAGCAGTTGCCGACGCTGCCGGTGGTGCTGGCCTATGTACGGGGCTGCGGCGGTGATGCCGTCCAATGGGAAGCCCGGTGGCAGCAGGCCGTGCGGGAGTGCGCCGACGGCGCGCCTGGGAAGGAGCACGGGGCCCTTGCGCCGTACCGGGGCCTGGCACGATTCGAGCCCCATGACAGCCATCTCTTCTACGGCCGGGAACGGCTCACGGCCGACCTGGTCGACCTGATGCGCCGTCGACGTGTCGCCGCGCTCTTCGGCCCGTCCGGCAGCGGCAAGTCCTCCCTGCTGCGGGCCGGGCTGATACCCGCCCTGCGACGCCCCGGCCCGCCGGACCCGCCCGCGGCCGCGATCCGGATCCTGACGCCGGGCGAGCGCCCCGCCCGCACCCACGCACCCCTGCTCACCCCGGCCGACAGCCCGGACGCCGATGCCGACACGTTCGTCATCGTCGACCAGTTCGAGGAGGTCTTCACCCTCTGCCACGACCCGGCGGAGCGCGCCCGCTTCATCGACCTGCTCCTCAGCGCCCGGCAGCCCGAGCACCGCATGCGGGTGCTGCTCGCGGTGCGCGGCGACTTCTACGGCCGCTGCGCCGAGCACCGCGACCTGGCCGACGCGCTGCGCGACGCCAACCTGCTGGTCGGCGCGATGACCCCGGCGGAACTGCGGCACGCCGTCGTCAAGCCGGCCACGCACGCCGGACTGAAGGTGGAACGCGCCCTGACCGCCCGGCTGGTCGAGGACGTCGCCGACGCGCCGGGCGGGCTGCCGCTGCTGTCCCACGCGCTCCTGGAGACCTGGCGCCGACGACGCGGCAAGACCCTCACCCTGGCGGGCTACGAGGCGGCCGGATGCCTGGACGGCGCGATCGCGCAGAGCGCCGAGCAGTTGTACGACCGTTTCACCGCCGACCAGGCAGCGGCCTGCCGCCGGATCCTGCTGCGCCTGATCGCCCCGGGGGACGGCACCCCCGACACCCGCCGTCCCGTCGAGCGCGCCGAACTGCGCGGCACCGAAGCGGGCGACAGCGCCGAGGTGCTGGAGGCGCTGGCCGCCACCCGGCTGCTCACCCTGGACGGTGAAAGGGTCGAGCTGGCCCACGAGGCCCTGATCACGGCCTGGCCCCGGTTGCGCGGCTGGATCGAGGAGGGCCGCGAACGCCTGCGCGTGCACCGGGGCCTCACCGAGGCGGCCCACGCCTGGCTGGAACTGGACCGCGACCCGGGCGCCTTGTACCGAGGCAGTCGGCTCGCCCTCGCCCGGGAAACCCTCGGCACCGCGCCGCACGGGGAGTTGACCGACCTGGAGCGTGCCTTCCTCGACGCCAGCCGCGCCCATGCGCACAAGGGGCGCCGCCGCCATCGGCTGCTGCTCGGCGCCGTCACGACCGCCCTGTGCCTCGCCCTCATCGCCGCCGGCCTCGCGGTCAGACAGTGGCACAGCGCGGTCAGCGCCCAACAGCTGGCCCAGTCGCGGCAGTTGGCCGCCCAGTCCCGCGCCCTGCTGGACACCGAACCCGACCTCGCCGCACTGCTCGCCGTCCACGCCTACCGCACCAGCCCGAGCCGCGAAGCCAGCGCCGCCCTGTATGCCGCCGCCGCGCTACCGCTGCCCCAACGGTTGACCGCGGGCACCGCACCCGTGCAGTCCCTCGCCCTCAGCCCGGACGGAGACACCCTCGCCACCCAGAGCGCGGACGGCACCGTACGGATATGGAACCTGCCCGAGGGCAGGCTCCTGCGCACGCTCACCGACCACCGCATCACGTCCGTCGCGGCGTTCAGTCCCGACGGACACACCCTGGCCACGACTGCCGAGGGCAGGACCGGCCAGGTCATGCTGTGGGATGCGGAAGCGGGCCGGAAGCTCGCCACCTTCGCCGTACCCGACAATCCGGTACGCGCCGTCGCCTTCAGCCCCGACGGCCACAACATCGCGGCCGCCTCCCACACGGGCGTACGGATCTGGGACGTCGTCACCGGCCATACCCGCCACCACTTCACCGGCCTGCCCGACCCGGAGGCGGTTGCCTTCGGTCCAGGCGGACACACCCTCGCCACGGTCGCCCTCGACGGGCGCACGCGGGTGTGGGACACAGCCACCGGCCGGACCCGCACCACCGGCGGCCACCGCATGCCTCCCTACACGTACACGGCGGTCTTCAGTCCTGACAGCCGGACCTACGCGTATGCCGGCACCGACGGGACCTTGCAACTACGGGACGTGGCCACCGACGAGGTCCGGCACACCATCGACGCCGGCCCCGGCACGTCGAGCCGAGTGGCCTTCTCCCCCGACGGACGCACCCTCGCCGTCCCGGGCATCGGCGACACCGTGGGCCTGTGGGACACCGCCACCGGCACCCTGCGGTCCACCGTCACCGCAGGCCGTCATGGCCGCGGGCTCATGACCGTGGCCCTCGGCCCGGACAACCGGACCCTGATCACCAGCGGCAACCTCGACCCCACCGTCCGAGTCCACCGTCTGCCCGCCGACCGTCCGCGGACCACCCTCACCGGCCCGACCGGCACCGGCACTTCCCTCAGCGACCTGGCCTTCAGCCGGGACGGGCGCACGCTGGCGACCGTGCGCCCAGGCCCGCCGGGCCGCGGGGTCATCCAGCTCTGGAACGCCCGTACCGGCCACCCCCGATCCGTCCTGAGGCTCGACACCGACCCGGCACCGCACGGATGGCCCGAGCCGTTCGTGATGCCCCGCCCCGCCGCCGTGACGCTCGGCCCGACCGGCCAGGGCCTGGCCGCCCGGACGCTCCGCACCTCCGTCCGTGACCAGCGGATCGAAGTCCGGGACGTCGCGACCGGCCGCCTGCGCCACAGCCGGGTCCAAGGCGCCCTCGACGGGGCCGTCTTCGACCCTGACGGCACACGCCTCGCGCTCGTCGGCAGAGACGGTTCGGTGCGGATCTGGAGCCTTGCGACCGGCGCCCTCCGCGTCGCCCGTACCGGCCACGACGAGCCCGTCAGAGCGGTCGCCTTCACGTCCGACGGCCGCACCCTCGCCGTCGTACGCATCACAGCGGACGGCGATCAGATCACCCTGCACGACGCCGCGACCGGGCACCCCCGGCGCACCATCGACCCCGGCACCACAGCCGGACTGACCCTGACGTTCAGCCCCGACGGACACACGCTGGCCACCGCGAGCACCGGCAACGGGACCGTCAGGACCTGGGACACCCGCACCGGACGACTCCAGGACACCTTCCGTGTCAGTGCCGAGGTGTCCTCGCTCGCCTTCAGCCCCGACGGACACACCCTGGCCACCGGCAGCCCACGCGGAATCCAGTTGTGGGACCTCGCCACCCTCCAGCCCCGCACCACGCTGCCCGCCCGCAAGCCGACAACCCTGGAATTCAGCCCCGACGGACGCACGCTCGCCGTCGCCGACGGCGGCACCGCCGAGCTGTGGAACATCGACCTACCCGACCCCGACCAGGCGATCCGCACCATCTGCCAGGCCGACACCGACCCCCTCACCCCACGCGAACGATCGGCATACCTGCACGACCGGTCCACCGACACCGGCTGCCCCAGCACCGCGCAGTAG
- a CDS encoding acyltransferase family protein: protein MESPPPAPASPAPAPSAPETSPRAAAATAGQSRLGWLDALRGLAALVVVFDHASYTFMADFRRELMPQFNTSRYGIMVFFLVSGYIIPASLERRGCVRTFWTGRFFRMYPMGAAAVAALVAMNLMGLARLPDLGGLSAATVAVAHVTMLQELLGTPSLLLTLWTLSYEMAFYLLVVALFTVRRHQQSAALAVTLAVLAAVSVAAQTVLRPSALSATAGTGPTAVAAAIAVAVAVCCASAGSPVLRRFGGLLGGLLALVLVVLNGTVPTWEGLVILAVMFLGTAVYRAEKQQISRRLATGTAVVVIACAVGSAYRFGDGDHFTRRGWIAAFVLAVLTFGAALALRHRGIPRPLTALGTISYSVYLVHPVLLAVIDHTLGRQQRDSPTLLAAFFLVLLPLCALTHRCIEAPSQAWGRRYALTRR, encoded by the coding sequence ATGGAATCACCGCCCCCCGCCCCCGCTTCACCCGCACCCGCACCGTCCGCCCCGGAAACATCACCGAGAGCCGCCGCCGCGACCGCGGGGCAGTCGCGGCTGGGATGGCTGGACGCGTTGCGCGGCCTCGCCGCACTCGTCGTGGTCTTCGACCACGCGTCGTACACGTTCATGGCGGACTTCCGGCGGGAGCTGATGCCGCAGTTCAACACCAGCCGCTACGGCATCATGGTGTTCTTCCTGGTCAGCGGCTACATCATCCCCGCGTCGCTGGAACGCCGGGGCTGCGTCCGCACGTTCTGGACCGGACGGTTCTTCCGCATGTACCCGATGGGGGCGGCAGCCGTCGCGGCGCTCGTCGCCATGAACCTCATGGGACTGGCCAGGCTGCCGGACCTCGGCGGGCTCAGCGCCGCCACGGTGGCCGTCGCCCACGTCACCATGCTCCAGGAGCTGCTGGGCACACCGAGCCTCCTGCTCACCCTGTGGACCCTCTCGTACGAGATGGCGTTCTATCTCCTGGTCGTCGCGCTCTTCACGGTCCGCCGGCACCAGCAATCCGCCGCCCTCGCCGTCACGTTGGCCGTGCTCGCCGCCGTGAGCGTGGCAGCGCAGACGGTGCTGCGGCCCTCCGCGCTGTCCGCCACCGCCGGCACCGGCCCGACGGCCGTTGCCGCAGCGATCGCCGTGGCGGTCGCCGTCTGCTGCGCGAGTGCCGGCTCACCCGTGCTGCGGAGATTCGGGGGATTGCTGGGCGGGCTGCTGGCGCTCGTCCTGGTCGTGCTCAACGGCACGGTCCCGACCTGGGAAGGCCTGGTGATCCTCGCCGTGATGTTCCTCGGTACGGCCGTCTACCGCGCCGAGAAGCAACAGATCAGCCGGCGGCTCGCGACCGGCACCGCGGTCGTCGTCATCGCCTGTGCCGTGGGCAGCGCGTACCGGTTCGGCGACGGTGACCACTTCACACGGCGCGGCTGGATCGCGGCCTTCGTACTCGCCGTCCTCACCTTCGGCGCCGCACTGGCGTTGCGCCACCGGGGCATCCCCCGCCCGCTCACCGCGCTGGGAACCATCAGCTACTCCGTCTATCTGGTGCACCCGGTCCTGCTGGCGGTGATCGACCACACCCTCGGCCGGCAACAGCGGGACAGCCCCACACTGTTGGCGGCGTTCTTCCTCGTACTGCTGCCGTTGTGTGCTCTGACCCACCGCTGCATCGAAGCGCCGAGCCAGGCCTGGGGACGCAGGTACGCGCTAACTCGGCGTTGA
- a CDS encoding HEAT repeat domain-containing protein, with protein sequence MTTDHQVAFFLKELETGDTWRRAAAAKGLGKLGDIEHAAVLTRAAADPAPEVREGAAVGLGRLGVHAAGAKVLPALMDDDDPWVRRQASLASLRLGLRDREVVDAYGRLLSDPDHHLRINALDGLWELGVPGDVPALLRLLGDPHPDVWGRARAVVSLCKADPDVEAELVRTARWGADAARVPALWMLPDRHIDPLLPSLVRDLAGGPSSEVRCAVAFRLAHVDRPQARDALFTALAAERDPRVATELLSQLARSGDDRLLEPASRWLGDERAGPSAAAALASVGGKAAARLLRARLTDPATPAPTLAAAATAYGDLGRWDAVWLLLPLLDHAAPEVYEGALRGLDALADTGFRPWERAAVARALVPRLGAHSNLVGVAERVLTGLAEALPGLRQLVDDTPSPLVRATALSLLDPHLATDADTPHDLPLFARHLDDADASVRQAAARGIANRTDSTPS encoded by the coding sequence ATGACGACGGACCATCAGGTTGCCTTCTTCCTCAAGGAACTGGAGACGGGCGACACCTGGCGACGGGCGGCGGCGGCGAAGGGGCTCGGGAAACTCGGTGACATCGAGCACGCCGCAGTGCTGACGCGGGCGGCCGCCGACCCCGCGCCCGAGGTCCGGGAAGGCGCGGCGGTGGGCCTGGGCAGGCTGGGAGTCCACGCAGCCGGGGCCAAGGTCCTGCCCGCGCTGATGGACGACGACGATCCGTGGGTGCGCAGGCAGGCCTCGCTGGCGTCTCTTCGGCTGGGGCTGCGCGACCGTGAGGTCGTGGACGCCTATGGGCGGCTGCTCAGCGACCCGGACCATCACCTGCGGATCAACGCCCTGGACGGGTTGTGGGAGTTGGGCGTGCCCGGTGATGTCCCCGCGCTGCTGCGGCTGCTGGGTGATCCTCACCCTGACGTCTGGGGTCGGGCGCGGGCCGTGGTCTCCTTGTGCAAGGCGGACCCGGACGTCGAGGCGGAGCTGGTGCGTACGGCCCGGTGGGGGGCGGACGCCGCCCGTGTGCCCGCCCTATGGATGCTGCCGGACCGGCACATCGACCCTCTGCTGCCCTCGTTGGTGAGGGATCTGGCCGGCGGCCCTTCGTCCGAGGTGCGCTGCGCCGTGGCTTTCCGGCTGGCACATGTGGATCGCCCACAGGCGCGGGACGCGCTTTTCACTGCCCTGGCAGCGGAACGGGACCCGCGGGTGGCGACAGAGCTGCTGTCTCAGCTCGCACGATCGGGTGACGATCGGCTGCTGGAGCCGGCCTCGCGCTGGCTGGGCGACGAGCGGGCGGGGCCGTCGGCCGCCGCTGCTCTGGCATCCGTCGGCGGCAAGGCCGCCGCGAGGCTCCTGCGGGCTCGTCTCACCGACCCGGCAACGCCCGCCCCCACCCTCGCGGCGGCAGCGACGGCGTACGGCGACCTGGGCAGATGGGATGCCGTGTGGTTGCTGCTCCCCCTGCTGGACCATGCCGCGCCCGAGGTGTACGAAGGTGCGCTGCGCGGCCTCGACGCCCTGGCGGACACCGGATTCCGACCGTGGGAACGCGCGGCGGTCGCCCGGGCGCTGGTGCCCCGTCTCGGCGCCCACTCCAACCTGGTCGGGGTGGCGGAGAGGGTCCTCACCGGCCTGGCGGAAGCCCTGCCCGGCCTGCGGCAGCTGGTGGACGATACCCCCTCCCCTTTGGTCCGGGCCACCGCGCTGTCGCTCTTGGACCCGCACCTTGCGACGGACGCCGACACTCCGCACGATCTGCCGCTCTTCGCGCGGCACTTGGACGACGCGGATGCGTCGGTGCGCCAGGCCGCCGCCCGAGGGATCGCGAACAGGACTGACTCAACGCCGAGTTAG